Genomic DNA from Inediibacterium massiliense:
AACCGGGAGCAGTAGGAGAACCACTATATGAAGATGTAAGAAGTCTTTTTTATGATAAAGAGAATGCTCCTTTGATTATAGGAGGAAGATATGGACTAGGACAAAAAGATACTAGACCTTCCCAAATTATAGCTGTTTTTAACAACTTAAAAAAATATATACCTAAAAATCAATTCACTATTGGTATTATAGATGATGTAACTTATACGTCTCTTCCAGAAGAAGATATTGTAGAGACTACGCCTGAGGGAACCATTCAATGTAAATTTTGGGGTCTTGGATCAGATGGAACTGTAGGAGCCAATAAAATGGCTATTAAAATAATAGGAGATCGTACAGATCTTTATGCACAAGGATATTTTTCATATGATAGTAAAAAGTCTGGAGGAACTACTATTTCCCATTTAAGATTTGGAAAAAATCCAATAAAATCTACTTATCTTGTATATGAAGCAGACTTTATAGCTTGTCATAATAGATCCTATTTGTATCATTATGATTTGTTAAAAGGAATAAAAAATGGTGGAACATTTGTTTTAAATTGTCCTTGGAATCAAGATGAATTAGAAGATAAAATTCCAGGATCTATAAAAAGAGAGATTGCAAATAAAAATATTAAATTTTATGTAATTGATGCTGTAAAAGTAGCTAGAGATATAGGACTTGGTGGAAGAATCAATATGATTATGCAGTCTGCGTTTTTTAAACTTGCCAATGTAATTCCTATTGAAGATGCAGTAAAATATTTAAAAGAATCTGTAGTAAGTATGTATGGTAAAAAAGGTGAAAGAATAGTTAAAATGAATCACGATGCTATTGATTTAGGAATCCAAAATTTAATTGAAATACATGTACCAGAAAGTTGGAAAAATGCACAAGATGAAGATATGATTATAAAAGATGAACCTAGGTTTGTAAAATGTATTCAAAGACCTATTGCAAGACATGAAGGAGATGAACTTCCTGTCAGTGCATTTAAGGATATGGAAGATGGAACTTTCCCACTTGGAACCACATCATATGAAAAAAGAGGAATTGCAGTAATGGTTCCACAGTGGCAAACAGATAATTGTATTCAATGTAATCAATGTGCTTATGTTTGTCCTCACGCTGTTATTAGACCGTTTCTTTTAAATGAAGAAGAAATGAAAAATAAACCTGAAACATTTGAAACAAAAAAAGCTGTAGGAAAAGGATTAGAAAACCTCCAATATCGTATTCAAATTACACCATTAGATTGTACAGGATGTGCAAATTGTGCAGATATATGTCCAGCTCCTCAAAAAGCATTAGTCATGGTAGATGCAGAAAAAGAAACCATAAGACAGGAAGAAAATTGGGAATATGCAATCAATAATATTTCTACAAAAGATTACTTAATGGATAAATACATGGTGAAAGGAAGTCAATTTGCAAAACCTTTACTAGAGTTTTCAGGAGCTTGTGCAGGATGTGGAGAGACTCCTTATTTAAAATTAGTAACCCAACTTTATGGAGACAGGATGGTAATCTCTAATGCAACAGGATGTTCTTCCATATGGGGAGGAAGTGCACCTTCTATTCCTTTTACAACGAACGATGAAGGAAAAGGGCCAGCATGGGGAAATTCATTATTTGAAGATAATGCAGAATATGGATATGGAATGTATTTAGGAATGAAACAAGTAAGAGAAAGATTAAAAGATTTGATTACGGAAGGTGTTCATTCTAATTTAGATGAAGAGTGCAAAGCTTGTATGAATGAGTATTTACAAAGTATAGATCATGTAGAAGAAAATAAAAAAGCTGCAAAGAAATTAATAGACACTCTAAAAAAACATGGACATGAAAATAAAATTGCAAGAGAAATATTAGAAAAGAAAGATTTCTTAATTAAAAAATCTGTATGGATTGTTGGTGGAGATGGATGGGCATATGATATTGGATATGGAGGATTAGATCATGTATTAGCATCAGGAGAAGATATCAATGTATTAGTATTTGATACAGAAGTTTATTCAAATACAGGTGGACAATCTTCAAAATCAACTCCTACAGCAGCTGTTGCTAAATTTGCAGCATCAGGTAAGAGGGTTAGAAAAAAAGACTTAGGTCTTATGGCAATGAGTTATGGATACGTATATGTAGCAAAAATCTCTATGGGTGCAAATATGAATCATACAATTAAAGCTATTCAAGAAGCAGAAAGCTATAAAGGACCTTCGTTGATTATTTGTTATGCTCCTTGTGTAAATCATGGTATCAAAACAGGAATGGGAACATCTATTGCCCAAGAAAAAAGAGCAGTAGATTCAGGGTATTGGCAACTTTATAGATTTGATCCTCGTATAAAAGAACAAGGAAAAAATCCATTTGTATTAGACTCTAAGGAACCTACAATACCTTTTAGAGAATTTATTGACAGTGAAATTCGTTATAGTCAACTCAAAAACATATTCCCAGAAGAAGCTGAAGAATTATTTGAAACAGCAGAAAAGCATTCAAAAGATACTTATGAAACTTATAAGCGTTTAGCTCAAATGAAATATGAATAAATCCTAGGGAGTTCCCTAGGATTTATTTCTCATTTATTTCTACCCATTCTTTTGCATTTTCTACTTCTATCTTGTTAGGAATGGGGACTAAAGATTCAGGTTTTAAATCTTCTATATTTGCCCAAGCAGCTGTTTTATGACTTTCAATAGGTCTAGCCATATTTTTTTCTTTGTATCTATTTTTTGCCAT
This window encodes:
- a CDS encoding CDIF630_02480 family spore surface protein; its protein translation is MAKNRYKEKNMARPIESHKTAAWANIEDLKPESLVPIPNKIEVENAKEWVEINEK
- the nifJ gene encoding pyruvate:ferredoxin (flavodoxin) oxidoreductase, with the protein product MAKKMKTMDGNEAAAYISYAFTEVATIYPITPSSPMAEKVDEWAAHGRKNLFGQTVRVSELQSEAGAAGAMHGSLQGGALTTTYTASQGLLLMIPNMYKMAGELLPGVFHVSARALASHALSIFGDHQDVMATRQTGFALLSSNSVQEAMDLGGIAHLAAIKSKVPFLHFFDGFRTSHEIQKIEMIDYEDFRRLLDMGAVKEFRDRSLNPERPVLRGTAQNPDIYFQEREASNVFYEKVPDIVADYMKQISDITGRKYKPFDYYGHKDAEYVVVAMGSVCETIEETVDYLIQRGEKVGLIKVRLYRPFSEKYFFEAMPESVKRIAVLDRTKEPGAVGEPLYEDVRSLFYDKENAPLIIGGRYGLGQKDTRPSQIIAVFNNLKKYIPKNQFTIGIIDDVTYTSLPEEDIVETTPEGTIQCKFWGLGSDGTVGANKMAIKIIGDRTDLYAQGYFSYDSKKSGGTTISHLRFGKNPIKSTYLVYEADFIACHNRSYLYHYDLLKGIKNGGTFVLNCPWNQDELEDKIPGSIKREIANKNIKFYVIDAVKVARDIGLGGRINMIMQSAFFKLANVIPIEDAVKYLKESVVSMYGKKGERIVKMNHDAIDLGIQNLIEIHVPESWKNAQDEDMIIKDEPRFVKCIQRPIARHEGDELPVSAFKDMEDGTFPLGTTSYEKRGIAVMVPQWQTDNCIQCNQCAYVCPHAVIRPFLLNEEEMKNKPETFETKKAVGKGLENLQYRIQITPLDCTGCANCADICPAPQKALVMVDAEKETIRQEENWEYAINNISTKDYLMDKYMVKGSQFAKPLLEFSGACAGCGETPYLKLVTQLYGDRMVISNATGCSSIWGGSAPSIPFTTNDEGKGPAWGNSLFEDNAEYGYGMYLGMKQVRERLKDLITEGVHSNLDEECKACMNEYLQSIDHVEENKKAAKKLIDTLKKHGHENKIAREILEKKDFLIKKSVWIVGGDGWAYDIGYGGLDHVLASGEDINVLVFDTEVYSNTGGQSSKSTPTAAVAKFAASGKRVRKKDLGLMAMSYGYVYVAKISMGANMNHTIKAIQEAESYKGPSLIICYAPCVNHGIKTGMGTSIAQEKRAVDSGYWQLYRFDPRIKEQGKNPFVLDSKEPTIPFREFIDSEIRYSQLKNIFPEEAEELFETAEKHSKDTYETYKRLAQMKYE